CAAAATGCCCCTGCCGCCGCGAGGACGGCGGGAATCGTCCGCGCGAGAATCTGGATGTCGAGACTCAGCGACCAATTCTCGATGTAGTAGATGTCCAGCATGACCATCTCGTCGAAGCTCAGCTCGCTTCGGCCGCTCACCTGCCACAGACCGGTCAGGCCGGGCACGACCTCGAGGCGTCGGCGGTGCCAGTCTTCGTACCGCTCGACCTCGGCCGGAATTGGGGGTCGCGGCCCGACCAGGCTCATCTCGCCGCGAAGCACGTTCCACAGCTGGGGCAGCTCGTCAAGGCTCGTGCGGCGCAACACGCGACCGACCCGCGTGAGACGCGGATCATCGCGAATCTTGAAGATGGGGCCATCCGCTTCATTCCGATCGATGAGGGCGTCCACCTCGTCCTCGGCACGATCGCGCATCGATCGATACTTGTACACGATGAAGGGCGCGCCGCCCTTTCCGAGACGGATCTGGCGAAAGAAGATTCCGCCCGGCGAGTCGAGCTTGATTGCGACCGCGATGAGGATGCACAGGGGGGCGAGGGCCACGAGCAAGAGAGCGCTCGCCACGACGTCGATGAGCCGTTTGACGACCTGGTTCCAGCCCTCGAGGGGAGACTCTCCGACCCGGAATACCGGGATCCCGCCCACGGTTTCCAGGTTGAGGTGGCTGAGCCGCAGGTCGAAGAGATCCGGCACCAGGCTAAAGGCGACACCATCCCGCCGGCAATGCTCCAGGACCCAGAGCGCCTCGGTGTGGCGGTCGGCCGGCAGGGCGACGATCACGCGGTTGATCTCGAGCTGTCCGATGAGGGTGGGGAGGTCTTCCACCGCGCCCAGGACGGAGAACCGTCCGAAGTTGCCGTTCACGCCGCGATCGACAAACCCGAGCACCTGATAGCCCAGGTGGCGCTGCTGCGCCAGGAGCTGCATCACCATCCGGGCCAACCGGTGATTTCCGACTACGATGACCCGCTCCGTTCCATACCCGGCCCGGTAGAGGCGCGCCAGAAGGGCGCGCAAGAGAATTCGGCCGCCGATGCCCAAGACACAGGCCAGCATCCACGCGTAGATGAACATGAGTCGCGATGAGGCCGGGTACCGGGCCATGGACACAGCGGCGAACACCAGCATCGTGGCGGCGGCCGCCGTCCCGATGAATGAGGTCGCCTCGCTGGACATCGACGTCCCGCGGGGGAGCGCGTACGCCCCCCGCAGCTGATTCCCCACGACACAGGCGAGCACGAAGAGGACCAGCACCGGGGCGTACGCGGAATACGGCGCGTCGCTCTCCCCGGGGACGTCCCCGCCGATTTCGTTGACATAACGCAGCCAGTAGGCGAGCGAGAACGCCGCGGCCCCGGAAGCAATGTCCAGGATGACCAGCGATGCGAGCTGGAGCCGTCGCTGAGTTGACAGGCCACCCCACTGGCGAGCGCGCGCGACAGATTGCGCGCGGGATTCGGCGCTCGACTGATGGGCTATCGTCATGCGTTGGCCATCGCGGCGTGGTAGACGGCCAGCGTCTCGGTCGCGGTTCTGTGCCAGGAGAATGCCGACGATCGCTGCAGGCCGCTCGCAACGAGTCGGGCCCGCAGCGCTTCATCCTCTAACACGCGCTGCATCCCCTCGGCGATTGCCGCCACGCTGGTGGGGGCAACCAGAACGGCCGAATCGCCTAGCACCTCCGGCATCGACGAGGTGCTGCTGGCGACGACGGGTGTGCCGCAAGCGAGCGCCTCAAGAGGTGGCAGTCCAAACCCCTCGTACTCGCTCGGGTAGACAAATAGGCTCGCGGCATTATACCAGAGGGGAATTTCGGCCTCCGGAACGTAACCCGCGAAGCGGATCGCGTCCCCCAGATCACGGCTCGACGCATGGCGCATGATTTCCGCGTCCCCCCATCCCTTCCCGCCGGCAAGTACCAGCGGCAGGGCTGTGACCCCCCGCCGACGAAGGTCTGCGTACGCGTCAATGAGCCGGACGAGGTTCTTCCTCGGCTCGATCGTGCCAAGGTAGAGGATGAACTGATCCGGGAGGCCCGCTCGTTGACGGAATTCCGCCAGGCGCGCCCGGTCTTCGATGGGACGGAACCGTTCGTCCACTCCGCAGTACACCGTGATCACGCGCCGCGGCGGAGCGCC
This DNA window, taken from Chloroflexota bacterium, encodes the following:
- a CDS encoding sugar transferase, with translation MTIAHQSSAESRAQSVARARQWGGLSTQRRLQLASLVILDIASGAAAFSLAYWLRYVNEIGGDVPGESDAPYSAYAPVLVLFVLACVVGNQLRGAYALPRGTSMSSEATSFIGTAAAATMLVFAAVSMARYPASSRLMFIYAWMLACVLGIGGRILLRALLARLYRAGYGTERVIVVGNHRLARMVMQLLAQQRHLGYQVLGFVDRGVNGNFGRFSVLGAVEDLPTLIGQLEINRVIVALPADRHTEALWVLEHCRRDGVAFSLVPDLFDLRLSHLNLETVGGIPVFRVGESPLEGWNQVVKRLIDVVASALLLVALAPLCILIAVAIKLDSPGGIFFRQIRLGKGGAPFIVYKYRSMRDRAEDEVDALIDRNEADGPIFKIRDDPRLTRVGRVLRRTSLDELPQLWNVLRGEMSLVGPRPPIPAEVERYEDWHRRRLEVVPGLTGLWQVSGRSELSFDEMVMLDIYYIENWSLSLDIQILARTIPAVLAAAGAF
- a CDS encoding glycosyltransferase family 1 protein produces the protein MQIGVNAQMISTRQSYRAAGSSRYVLNLLRGLRQASTVEEVTAYVADNVDLPNDLAATDRFRVAHAGWPTAGPALRVAWEQLLFPRVLRRDGITLLHGPVNALPMAWRGPCVVSILDLTFMLLPRAFPTANRAYLGWMVRFAARRADRVITISEATRRDVIRLLGAPPRRVITVYCGVDERFRPIEDRARLAEFRQRAGLPDQFILYLGTIEPRKNLVRLIDAYADLRRRGVTALPLVLAGGKGWGDAEIMRHASSRDLGDAIRFAGYVPEAEIPLWYNAASLFVYPSEYEGFGLPPLEALACGTPVVASSTSSMPEVLGDSAVLVAPTSVAAIAEGMQRVLEDEALRARLVASGLQRSSAFSWHRTATETLAVYHAAMANA